In the Sediminibacter sp. Hel_I_10 genome, one interval contains:
- a CDS encoding glycosyltransferase, whose product MKSESHKKRILVAPLNWGLGHATRCIPLINALILHGFEPVLASDGIALDLLKKEFPYLESTTLPSYQIVYPKNGSYFKLKLLQSTPKIVKAINAEKKAVAKIVEDFDIDGIISDNRLGAHNKQLPCVFITHQLQVLSGNTTWLSTKLHQKIIKRFRECWVPDNVGEDNLSGKLGHLRITELPIKYIGPLSRFEKKELDKVNDILILLSGPEPQRSLLETKLLAEMKPYKGQVLFVKGKIEASQHISEENNIKIYNYMTSAQLERAINESNLVISRSGYTTIMDLAKLSKTAFFIPTPGQFEQEYLAQRLDDNGCVPTCSQKDFKLEQLERVTSYTGLSAMNYELNYKKLFGLFEGK is encoded by the coding sequence TTGAAATCTGAATCTCATAAAAAACGCATTCTGGTGGCTCCGCTCAATTGGGGTTTAGGTCACGCCACACGTTGTATCCCTTTGATAAATGCCTTAATCTTACACGGGTTTGAACCGGTTTTAGCCAGCGATGGAATTGCCCTAGATTTACTCAAAAAAGAATTTCCCTATTTAGAAAGCACTACTTTACCCTCTTACCAAATTGTCTACCCAAAAAACGGATCCTATTTTAAACTGAAACTTCTTCAAAGCACTCCAAAAATCGTAAAGGCCATTAATGCCGAAAAGAAAGCGGTTGCTAAGATTGTTGAAGATTTTGATATTGACGGGATCATTTCAGACAATAGACTAGGCGCACATAACAAACAGTTGCCTTGCGTATTTATCACACACCAATTGCAAGTGTTAAGTGGTAATACAACTTGGTTGAGCACCAAATTACACCAAAAAATCATCAAACGTTTTCGCGAATGTTGGGTCCCGGATAATGTAGGCGAAGACAACTTGAGTGGAAAATTGGGACATTTAAGAATCACAGAGCTGCCCATAAAATATATTGGACCGCTTAGCCGATTTGAGAAAAAAGAACTGGATAAGGTAAACGATATTTTGATACTGCTCTCTGGACCCGAACCTCAACGTTCACTTTTAGAAACTAAGCTCCTTGCTGAAATGAAACCGTATAAAGGCCAGGTATTATTTGTAAAGGGCAAAATTGAAGCATCGCAGCACATTTCCGAAGAAAACAATATAAAGATCTACAATTATATGACCAGCGCTCAATTAGAACGTGCCATCAATGAGAGTAATTTGGTGATTTCGCGCTCTGGATATACTACGATTATGGATTTGGCAAAATTGAGCAAAACGGCATTCTTTATACCCACTCCCGGACAGTTTGAACAGGAATACTTAGCGCAGCGTTTGGATGACAATGGATGTGTGCCTACCTGCAGTCAAAAAGACTTCAAACTAGAGCAATTGGAGCGGGTAACATCTTATACTGGTTTAAGCGCGATGAACTATGAGCTTAATTACAAAAAACTATTCGGTCTTTTCGAGGGTAAATGA
- a CDS encoding response regulator transcription factor, whose translation MKKKDITILLVDDEPDILEIVGYNLSTEGYHVITAENGLEAVKMAKKDKPQLIILDVMMPEMDGIEACEQIRKIPELSETIITFLTARGEDYSQMAGFDAGADDYITKPIKPKVLVSKVKALLRRLKEKEGKEDIMKIGNLIINREEYKISLKGEELILPRKEFELLSLLATKPNKVFKREEILDKVWGNEVVVGGRTIDVHIRKLREKIGDKRFKTIKGVGYKFVD comes from the coding sequence ATGAAAAAGAAAGACATTACCATATTGTTGGTTGACGACGAGCCAGACATTTTAGAAATAGTTGGTTACAATTTATCAACAGAAGGCTATCATGTAATTACTGCCGAAAACGGACTTGAAGCAGTAAAAATGGCTAAAAAAGATAAGCCACAATTGATCATTTTAGATGTGATGATGCCAGAAATGGATGGGATAGAAGCCTGTGAGCAAATTAGAAAGATACCAGAACTCTCTGAAACCATCATTACATTTTTAACTGCCCGTGGCGAAGATTATTCTCAAATGGCTGGGTTTGATGCCGGTGCAGATGACTACATAACAAAACCTATCAAGCCAAAAGTTCTTGTGAGCAAGGTTAAGGCACTTTTGAGACGCTTAAAGGAGAAAGAAGGTAAGGAAGACATCATGAAAATTGGTAATCTTATCATCAATAGAGAAGAATATAAGATTTCATTAAAAGGAGAAGAGCTCATATTACCTAGAAAAGAATTTGAATTGTTATCTTTATTGGCAACAAAACCAAACAAGGTCTTTAAGCGTGAAGAAATCCTCGACAAGGTATGGGGCAATGAGGTTGTTGTAGGTGGCCGTACTATTGATGTGCACATTAGAAAACTTCGAGAAAAAATTGGAGACAAACGCTTTAAGACCATCAAAGGGGTGGGGTATAAGTTCGTTGATTAA
- a CDS encoding DUF4296 domain-containing protein, with the protein MKVILYLMLIGLFLGCDNASRPKKPDDLISEDKMADILYEVFIINAAKGTAKGILEDNGIFPEQYVFEKYDIDSLQFAKSNAYYSYDIKTYDEIMSQVDTIIKINKDKYQAQIDLEMDLKKQKKDSIKQLSDSLSTFKKSKLIESIN; encoded by the coding sequence ATGAAAGTGATACTATACCTCATGCTGATAGGTTTGTTTTTAGGCTGCGATAATGCTTCGCGTCCCAAAAAACCAGACGATTTGATTTCCGAAGATAAAATGGCCGACATTTTATATGAAGTCTTCATTATAAATGCGGCTAAGGGCACAGCTAAAGGCATTTTAGAAGATAATGGGATATTTCCAGAGCAATATGTCTTTGAAAAATATGATATTGATAGCCTGCAATTTGCTAAAAGCAATGCGTACTACAGTTATGATATTAAGACTTATGACGAGATTATGTCACAAGTAGATACTATCATAAAAATAAATAAAGACAAATATCAAGCGCAAATAGACCTTGAGATGGACCTTAAGAAGCAAAAGAAAGATTCTATTAAGCAACTAAGCGATAGCCTAAGTACGTTTAAAAAATCAAAATTAATCGAAAGTATTAACTAG
- a CDS encoding cell wall metabolism sensor histidine kinase WalK — MQVKLKKTYKFAVKTSLYITIFLTLLSSVFLYVMHTIDLLYQSTFAVVTYISCFFIIQYRVERFIYRRVKKIYDDLTLLESTSLRKQPITTDMATLTREIDKYAKDKKYEIETLKVREEYRKEFLGNVSHELKTPLFTVQGYLLTLLDGAKNDPKVSEKYLNRANKGVERLIYIVKDLDMITKLEVGDLSLKIERFDIVELVQSVFDLLEMKAAKKKISLVFDMDYDKPIIVTADRERIQQVLTNLIVNSIKYGSEKGTTEISIENLIKNKVIVRVTDNGEGISDLNIPRLFERFYRVDKSGSRKEGGSGLGLSIVKHIIEAHDEKIYVESELGVGSEFSFTLEKTE, encoded by the coding sequence ATGCAAGTAAAATTAAAAAAGACATACAAGTTTGCCGTAAAGACTTCTTTGTACATCACTATATTTTTAACGCTCTTATCGAGTGTTTTTTTATACGTGATGCACACCATAGATTTGCTTTACCAGTCTACCTTTGCTGTAGTCACTTATATTAGCTGCTTTTTTATCATTCAATATCGGGTAGAACGTTTCATCTATAGAAGGGTAAAAAAAATATATGATGATTTAACACTGCTAGAATCTACCTCCCTTCGCAAGCAGCCCATTACCACAGATATGGCTACTCTAACTAGGGAAATAGACAAATATGCCAAAGACAAAAAATACGAAATAGAAACACTCAAGGTTCGTGAAGAATATCGAAAGGAGTTTTTAGGTAATGTTTCGCACGAATTAAAAACACCATTATTTACTGTTCAAGGCTATCTTCTTACCTTGTTAGATGGTGCAAAAAATGACCCTAAGGTGAGCGAAAAATACCTGAATCGTGCCAACAAAGGGGTCGAGCGATTGATTTATATTGTAAAGGACTTGGACATGATCACCAAGTTAGAAGTTGGAGACCTTAGCCTGAAAATTGAGAGATTTGATATTGTAGAATTGGTACAGAGTGTGTTCGATCTTCTCGAAATGAAAGCTGCCAAGAAAAAAATATCCTTGGTTTTTGATATGGATTATGATAAGCCTATTATCGTTACGGCCGATCGAGAACGCATTCAACAAGTATTGACCAACCTTATCGTTAACTCCATCAAATACGGCAGCGAAAAAGGCACCACAGAAATCAGTATCGAAAATCTTATAAAAAACAAAGTCATTGTTCGGGTAACCGATAATGGAGAGGGCATTTCAGACCTAAATATACCGCGACTATTTGAGCGTTTTTACAGAGTAGACAAAAGTGGCTCTCGTAAAGAGGGCGGTTCTGGTCTTGGCCTGAGTATTGTAAAACATATCATTGAGGCGCACGATGAGAAAATCTATGTAGAAAGTGAACTTGGTGTTGGTAGCGAATTCTCATTTACCCTCGAAAAGACCGAATAG
- a CDS encoding dihydroorotase — MEEKTILIKNAKIVNEGHVTEGDILIQGDYIKDVADSISAKSADVVIIDVEGNYVFPGIIDDQVHFREPGLTHKADIGSESRAAVAGGITSFIEMPNTNPQTTTIEKLEEKFDIAAKTSHANYSFMFGGTNDNLDEILKVDKKSVAGLKLFLGSSTGNMLVDDHAVLEKIFKSTDMVISVHCEDEATIKKNLKEQLDIYGEDIPIEKHPIIRSEEACYISSSKAIELAKKTGARLHVFHLSTGKETQLFSNKLPLKDKKITSEVCIHHLWFSDEDYKKKGTHIKWNPAVKTKKDREQLWKALLDDRIDVIATDHAPHTLEEKNGNYMNAPSGGPLVQHALVAMMEMFHKGKISVEKIAEKMCHNPAILFQVEKRGYIRKGYFADLVIVNAQSPWSVNKQNILYKCGWSPFEGTTFKSRVTHTFVNGTLVYNNFKVLDVKAAKRLTFDR, encoded by the coding sequence ATGGAAGAAAAGACCATACTTATCAAAAATGCCAAAATCGTTAACGAAGGGCATGTCACCGAAGGAGATATTCTTATCCAAGGAGACTATATTAAAGACGTTGCAGATTCTATAAGTGCAAAATCTGCAGATGTTGTAATTATAGACGTTGAAGGAAATTACGTGTTTCCTGGGATCATAGATGATCAGGTTCACTTTAGAGAACCAGGGTTAACCCATAAAGCAGATATTGGCTCAGAGTCTAGAGCGGCTGTTGCTGGCGGCATTACCTCGTTTATAGAAATGCCCAACACCAACCCTCAAACCACCACCATAGAAAAACTTGAGGAAAAGTTTGATATAGCTGCGAAAACATCGCACGCTAATTATTCTTTTATGTTTGGCGGCACCAATGATAATCTAGACGAAATCTTAAAGGTTGATAAAAAATCCGTTGCGGGACTCAAGTTGTTTTTGGGATCTTCAACAGGAAATATGCTGGTAGACGATCATGCGGTTTTAGAAAAGATCTTTAAAAGCACAGACATGGTCATTTCGGTACATTGTGAAGATGAAGCGACCATTAAAAAGAATTTAAAGGAACAATTGGATATATACGGTGAAGACATTCCTATTGAAAAACATCCAATTATCAGAAGTGAAGAAGCATGTTACATTTCGTCATCAAAGGCTATAGAACTCGCTAAAAAGACAGGTGCTAGACTGCACGTATTTCATTTGTCTACGGGTAAAGAAACCCAACTGTTTTCTAATAAACTGCCTTTAAAAGATAAAAAGATTACTTCGGAAGTATGCATTCATCACTTGTGGTTTTCAGATGAAGATTATAAGAAAAAGGGCACGCATATCAAATGGAACCCTGCTGTAAAAACCAAAAAAGACAGAGAACAACTTTGGAAAGCGCTCTTAGATGACCGTATAGATGTGATTGCTACAGATCATGCGCCGCATACCTTAGAAGAGAAAAATGGAAATTACATGAACGCCCCTTCTGGCGGACCATTAGTACAACATGCTTTGGTTGCTATGATGGAGATGTTTCATAAAGGTAAAATTTCCGTAGAAAAAATAGCAGAAAAAATGTGCCATAACCCAGCAATCCTCTTTCAGGTAGAAAAACGAGGATATATTAGGAAGGGCTATTTTGCAGATTTGGTTATTGTAAATGCTCAAAGCCCATGGTCTGTAAATAAACAAAACATTCTTTATAAATGTGGTTGGTCACCTTTTGAAGGCACCACTTTTAAATCTAGAGTTACCCATACTTTTGTTAATGGCACCTTGGTATACAACAATTTTAAAGTTTTAGACGTTAAAGCTGCTAAACGATTAACGTTTGATAGATGA
- a CDS encoding polyprenol monophosphomannose synthase → MKDAIVIIPTYNEIENIESIIRAVFSQKKAFHVLVVDDNSPDQTADKVKFLQNEFHEQLHLLVRTKKTGLGTAYIAGFKWSLEHSYQYIFEMDADFSHNPDDLVKLYDACAVGGADVSVGSRYVKGVNVVNWPMSRVLLSYGASKYVRFITRMKICDTTAGFVCYKREVLETINLDGIEFVGYAFQIEMKFKAHRKKFKIIEVPVIFTDRTRGKSKMSSGIISEAIFGVLKLKLKSLFSS, encoded by the coding sequence ATGAAAGATGCCATCGTCATCATACCAACGTATAACGAGATTGAAAACATTGAGTCTATAATTAGGGCTGTATTCTCTCAAAAAAAGGCGTTTCATGTTTTGGTGGTTGATGATAACTCTCCAGATCAAACGGCAGATAAGGTGAAGTTTCTTCAAAACGAATTTCATGAACAGTTGCATCTTTTAGTTCGCACAAAAAAAACAGGACTCGGCACTGCGTATATCGCTGGATTTAAATGGTCTTTGGAGCATTCTTATCAATACATTTTTGAGATGGATGCCGATTTCTCTCACAATCCCGATGACCTTGTCAAGCTTTATGATGCCTGTGCGGTTGGAGGAGCAGATGTCTCTGTAGGCTCTCGCTATGTTAAAGGCGTTAATGTGGTCAATTGGCCAATGAGCAGAGTTTTACTATCTTATGGAGCCTCAAAGTACGTGCGTTTTATTACACGAATGAAAATATGTGACACAACGGCGGGCTTTGTATGTTATAAAAGAGAAGTTTTAGAGACTATTAATTTAGATGGTATTGAATTTGTGGGCTACGCCTTTCAAATTGAAATGAAATTTAAGGCACATCGCAAAAAGTTTAAGATTATAGAAGTGCCAGTAATTTTTACAGATCGTACGCGGGGGAAATCAAAAATGAGCAGCGGGATTATTTCTGAAGCTATTTTTGGAGTATTAAAACTGAAGTTAAAAAGTTTGTTTTCATCATAA
- a CDS encoding T9SS type A sorting domain-containing protein: protein MKKLYFLTFLLVASMSYGQNLVSNGGFENWTDGVPDGYTTIDFSTDDLTENTNTNFITEGSSSASVNVLTQSQGNTDIRQTVSLTGGSTYTMSLDVYATNNEARARIFNGNDFNLSVYSDETLLNQWQTISFEYTASSDEDFDYGMRFYDISANWVSGSLFYVDNFQIIETSSSPAISVVSPVDGATLTTTAVDIELSVQNFAVAAEGNGDGYIEYSVDGGTTIDKFDLDNISLSDLSEGAHTVNLELVDDNGNALDPAATTSVSFTIATVNQVATVSDLRAGTIGEVYELSGEAIITYIVTDNGRNQKYIQDATAGILIDDQSGVLSTTFNIGDGISGLQGQLNEFNGILQFTPVANVASASSTGTTITPEVISLADFLANGETYESELIKIDNVIFDVTGQFEDNTNYNLSATGLPGDPTTIARVTFGDEDLVGASIPTTASSVIGLGGEFNGEYQILPRYASDVEGATLAINDLNAANFEIYPNPVSNGFVNITSSSNDAITVSVFDILGKNVITKTLNANRLNVSALQTGVYILKISQNDAITTKKLVVK from the coding sequence ATGAAAAAACTTTACTTTTTAACTTTTTTACTAGTGGCATCGATGAGCTACGGACAAAATTTAGTGTCAAATGGTGGCTTTGAAAACTGGACAGATGGCGTACCAGATGGCTATACTACTATTGACTTTAGCACTGATGATTTAACAGAAAACACCAATACAAATTTTATTACTGAAGGCAGCAGCTCTGCTTCAGTAAATGTTTTGACCCAATCTCAAGGAAACACTGATATTAGACAAACTGTATCTCTTACTGGCGGTAGCACTTACACGATGAGCTTAGATGTATATGCAACAAATAATGAGGCTAGAGCTAGAATATTTAATGGTAATGATTTTAATCTTAGTGTATATTCAGACGAAACATTATTAAATCAATGGCAAACCATATCATTTGAATATACCGCTTCTAGTGATGAAGATTTTGATTACGGTATGCGCTTCTATGATATTTCTGCCAATTGGGTATCTGGTTCTTTATTTTATGTAGATAATTTTCAAATTATTGAAACTTCATCATCTCCAGCAATTAGTGTCGTATCTCCAGTAGATGGCGCAACCTTAACTACTACAGCTGTTGACATTGAATTAAGTGTTCAAAATTTTGCGGTTGCTGCTGAAGGAAATGGCGATGGCTACATTGAATATTCCGTTGATGGAGGCACAACTATTGATAAATTTGACCTTGATAACATCAGTTTAAGTGATCTTTCAGAAGGAGCTCACACAGTAAACTTAGAATTAGTTGATGATAATGGTAATGCTTTAGATCCAGCAGCTACCACTTCCGTTTCATTTACAATAGCTACAGTTAATCAAGTAGCTACAGTTTCAGATTTAAGAGCTGGCACTATAGGAGAAGTTTATGAATTATCTGGTGAAGCAATTATTACTTATATCGTGACTGATAATGGCAGAAATCAAAAATACATCCAAGATGCTACAGCTGGGATCTTGATTGATGACCAGTCTGGAGTTTTATCTACCACCTTTAATATTGGAGACGGTATTTCTGGACTACAAGGTCAGTTAAATGAATTTAACGGCATTCTACAATTCACTCCTGTAGCAAACGTGGCTTCTGCATCTTCTACAGGAACTACAATTACTCCAGAAGTTATTTCTTTAGCAGACTTTTTAGCAAACGGAGAAACTTATGAAAGTGAGCTAATCAAAATCGATAACGTTATTTTTGATGTTACTGGTCAGTTTGAAGATAACACCAACTATAATCTTTCTGCTACAGGTCTTCCTGGAGACCCTACAACCATTGCAAGAGTAACGTTTGGAGATGAAGATTTAGTTGGAGCTAGTATCCCAACTACAGCGTCCTCAGTAATTGGTTTAGGTGGAGAGTTTAATGGAGAATATCAAATTTTACCAAGATATGCGTCTGATGTAGAAGGTGCCACTTTAGCAATCAACGACCTCAACGCAGCTAACTTTGAAATATATCCAAACCCAGTATCTAACGGTTTTGTAAACATTACAAGCAGCTCTAATGATGCCATTACTGTATCTGTTTTTGATATTCTTGGCAAAAACGTAATCACAAAAACATTAAACGCTAATCGTTTAAATGTATCTGCATTGCAGACCGGTGTTTACATCTTGAAAATCTCACAGAATGATGCCATAACTACTAAAAAACTAGTGGTTAAATAA
- a CDS encoding NAD-dependent epimerase/dehydratase family protein, translating to MILVTGGTGLVGSHLLFQLVSEKTKVRAIYRREKTLARVKTVFAYYSDDAERLFDSIDWVAADINDIPALEQAFKGVTQVYHCAAFVSFEPDKYNQLRKINIKGTANIVNLSISHEIKKLCYVSSIAAIGQAMDANAFITEKTDWNPEKDNSVYAITKYGAELEVWRGTQEGINAVIVNPGIILGPGFWNGGGSSSLIKNIHKGLKHYPTGSSAYVDVWDTVKVMQLLMESTIKNERFIVISENRSFKSFQEQAAKALHIAPAQKKAGKLLLGIAWRLDWLNHKLFGRRRKLSKQMAKSISGKTLYDHSKIRKALNYSFRDLDDSIEKVCKIYLKDTENKPS from the coding sequence ATGATTTTAGTTACAGGTGGTACAGGATTAGTAGGCTCACATTTATTATTCCAGTTGGTAAGTGAAAAAACCAAAGTAAGAGCCATTTACCGACGAGAAAAAACGTTGGCTCGCGTCAAAACTGTATTTGCATACTATTCTGATGATGCTGAGCGTCTTTTTGACAGTATCGATTGGGTAGCCGCAGACATTAACGATATCCCAGCTTTAGAGCAGGCTTTTAAGGGTGTGACACAGGTGTACCATTGTGCGGCATTTGTGAGTTTTGAACCAGACAAATACAATCAACTGCGTAAAATTAACATTAAGGGTACCGCCAATATTGTGAACCTTAGCATCTCTCATGAGATTAAGAAACTATGCTACGTCAGCTCTATTGCTGCTATTGGTCAAGCAATGGATGCCAATGCCTTTATTACCGAAAAAACAGATTGGAATCCCGAAAAAGACAATAGTGTATATGCCATTACAAAATACGGAGCAGAACTAGAGGTTTGGCGGGGCACACAAGAAGGTATAAATGCCGTTATTGTAAATCCCGGAATTATCTTAGGCCCTGGCTTTTGGAATGGTGGAGGAAGCAGTAGCTTGATAAAAAACATACACAAAGGCCTTAAACACTACCCAACAGGCAGTTCTGCCTACGTTGACGTTTGGGACACTGTAAAGGTCATGCAACTATTGATGGAGAGCACTATTAAAAACGAACGTTTTATAGTAATTTCTGAAAATCGCAGTTTTAAATCATTTCAAGAGCAAGCCGCAAAAGCGCTACATATAGCACCGGCTCAAAAAAAAGCTGGGAAACTATTATTGGGAATTGCTTGGCGTTTGGATTGGCTCAACCATAAACTCTTTGGAAGGCGACGAAAGCTTTCAAAACAAATGGCAAAATCTATAAGCGGTAAAACGCTTTACGACCATTCTAAAATCAGAAAAGCATTGAACTATAGTTTCAGAGACTTAGATGATTCCATAGAGAAAGTATGTAAAATCTACCTGAAAGACACTGAAAATAAACCTAGTTAA
- the tyrS gene encoding tyrosine--tRNA ligase, producing MITNFVEELQWRGMIHDVMPGTEEHLMESMQSAYVGIDPTADSLHIGHLVSIMMLRHFQLAGHKPYALVGGATGMIGDPSGKSAERNLLDEKTLRHNQNAIKEQLSRFLDFSKGDANTAVLVNNYDWMKEFSFLEFIRDVGKHITVNYMMAKDSVKKRLSSEAQEGMSFTEFTYQLVQGYDFLHLYKAHNCTLQMGGSDQWGNITTGTEMIRRIGNGKGYALTCPLITKADGTKFGKTEGGNIWLDAERTSPYKFYQYWLNTSDEDAEKYIKIFTFISKEDITEIVKAHQEAPHQRGLQKRLAEEITTMVHSKSDFENAEKASNILFSKSFKTDIKSLDEKTFLDVFEGVPLVEITTSELRDLDMIGALADKTNFLKSNSEARRALKENAVSVNKEKVAEDYQFTADDLIGGKYIILNKGKKNTYIIKVNS from the coding sequence ATGATAACGAATTTTGTAGAAGAGTTACAATGGAGAGGGATGATACATGATGTCATGCCAGGAACGGAGGAGCATTTAATGGAGAGCATGCAATCTGCCTATGTGGGTATAGACCCAACAGCAGACTCCTTGCACATCGGTCATTTGGTAAGCATCATGATGTTGCGCCATTTTCAATTGGCTGGCCATAAGCCTTATGCGCTCGTTGGAGGTGCTACGGGAATGATTGGCGATCCCTCTGGCAAATCTGCGGAACGTAATCTGCTTGATGAAAAAACGTTGCGCCATAACCAGAATGCTATTAAGGAGCAGTTATCTCGCTTTTTGGATTTTTCCAAAGGCGATGCGAATACCGCTGTTCTTGTCAATAATTATGATTGGATGAAAGAATTTTCATTCTTGGAGTTTATTAGAGACGTGGGTAAACATATTACCGTAAATTATATGATGGCAAAGGATTCTGTTAAAAAGCGTCTGTCATCTGAAGCTCAAGAGGGCATGTCTTTTACAGAATTTACATATCAGCTCGTGCAAGGTTATGACTTTTTGCATTTGTACAAGGCACATAACTGTACGCTTCAAATGGGCGGTAGTGATCAATGGGGAAACATCACCACGGGGACCGAAATGATTAGGAGAATAGGAAATGGAAAAGGCTACGCACTCACTTGTCCTTTAATCACTAAGGCCGACGGAACTAAGTTTGGCAAAACAGAAGGTGGTAATATCTGGTTGGATGCCGAAAGAACTTCGCCTTATAAATTCTACCAATATTGGTTAAACACCTCTGATGAAGATGCAGAAAAGTATATCAAGATCTTTACCTTTATTTCAAAAGAGGACATTACCGAAATTGTAAAAGCACATCAAGAAGCACCACATCAAAGAGGCTTGCAAAAACGCTTAGCTGAAGAAATCACGACCATGGTACACTCAAAATCTGATTTTGAGAATGCTGAAAAAGCCTCTAATATTTTGTTTAGTAAAAGCTTTAAAACAGATATCAAGAGCCTCGATGAGAAGACGTTTCTAGATGTGTTTGAGGGCGTGCCATTGGTTGAGATCACAACATCGGAGCTTAGAGACCTAGACATGATTGGTGCTTTGGCCGATAAGACTAATTTCTTAAAATCAAATAGTGAGGCAAGACGCGCTCTAAAGGAGAATGCTGTTTCTGTAAATAAGGAAAAAGTAGCCGAAGACTATCAGTTTACAGCAGATGATCTTATAGGTGGTAAATATATCATTTTGAATAAAGGAAAGAAAAACACCTATATCATTAAAGTGAATTCGTAA
- a CDS encoding acyltransferase — protein MIATDSIFSITSENDFQKVALAVFKFQFENNPVYRSFCDLLYKHPSDVKTIADIPFLPIQFFKSHRVLSSKADLQDTFTSSGTTGSTTSKHLVTDLGLYETSFRQGFKHFYGNINDYVILALLPNYLEREGSSLIYMVNDMITASNHKESGFYLDNLSELKERLIALDSEGKKTVLIGVSFSLLDLVELHQFQLKNTIVMETGGMKGRRKELIREELHHILKRGFGVDNIHSEYGMTELLSQAYSKGNGVFECPNWMRILTRDPEDALSLQPLNKTGGLNVIDLANLNSCAFIATQDLGRVNEDHSFEIIGRFDNSDIRGCNLMVL, from the coding sequence ATGATTGCAACAGACTCTATTTTTTCAATTACCTCAGAAAACGATTTTCAAAAGGTGGCCTTAGCGGTTTTCAAATTTCAGTTTGAAAACAATCCCGTGTATCGGTCCTTTTGCGACTTGCTCTATAAACATCCCAGTGATGTCAAAACCATAGCAGACATCCCATTTTTACCCATTCAATTTTTCAAGAGTCATAGGGTATTAAGTTCTAAAGCAGATCTTCAAGATACCTTTACCAGTAGTGGCACTACAGGTAGCACTACAAGCAAACACTTGGTGACAGATTTAGGACTATACGAAACCAGTTTTAGACAAGGTTTCAAACATTTCTACGGAAATATTAACGACTATGTCATCCTTGCCCTATTGCCAAATTATTTAGAACGGGAAGGCTCTTCATTAATCTATATGGTCAACGATATGATTACCGCTTCCAATCATAAAGAGAGCGGATTTTATCTGGACAACCTTTCAGAATTGAAAGAACGCTTGATCGCTTTAGATTCCGAAGGAAAAAAAACAGTGCTTATTGGTGTATCCTTCTCGCTTTTAGATTTAGTAGAGCTTCATCAATTTCAGCTTAAAAATACAATTGTGATGGAAACTGGAGGGATGAAAGGCAGACGAAAAGAACTCATTAGAGAAGAGTTGCACCACATTTTAAAACGGGGCTTTGGAGTTGATAACATCCATAGCGAATATGGAATGACCGAACTTTTAAGTCAGGCCTATTCCAAAGGAAATGGTGTTTTTGAATGTCCAAACTGGATGCGGATACTTACTCGAGATCCCGAAGACGCACTCTCTCTTCAACCTTTAAATAAAACCGGCGGACTTAATGTTATTGACCTTGCCAACCTCAACTCCTGCGCTTTTATAGCCACACAAGATCTTGGCCGTGTGAATGAAGATCACAGCTTTGAGATTATAGGTAGGTTTGATAATAGTGATATTAGAGGCTGCAACCTCATGGTGCTCTAA